TGAACTATCAAACCCCATGTCCAGAAACTCCATTGCAATAAATTATAAAGTCAATCTTTTGCATAATTCGCTCCTCTATGTTACATATTTCACCCATGAAAATACTgacattaatttattaaacaagGTAATGCTTCAATAGGTATTAGGTACAGGGCCTCTGTAGTTACTTTTGGCATCAATTATGCTGCTGGAAAAATGTTCTCAGCACTAGTGTTTACATCAAAATCAAGGGATAAATAGAATGGTTATTGTAAATGTGTGGAGTTTCAATGAACTGTGACTGATAGTTCATACCATAAACTTGACAATGACATCTAACTTAATCAAAGTTGCATAACTCTTAAGATAAGCTAAGCCTCACTAAACCATGAATGCTAACTTTGCTCATATCCCTTTACAGTTCTACACCAGCAAATGCCATTTCGGTGTAACAGAACTTACTGTAATAGTTTCTCAATGCGCCTTCCGAATGTTTCGACAACAAGAGCATCAACCTTCCTATCTTGAATGGCATATTTAAGGTCTTCTAAGCGCTCAATCAAATATTCCAATGTGTTGTAGTCAAAAGTGTTAACGTTGGTTACAGACTGAGCAATATCCTGCAGCTTGTGTATCTGTGATTACCAGTTCAGGTAGTCGTGcaaatcattcaaaaaataaatttcaaacaaaTAGGCTATACAAGGCACGATGATTTGTCTGCATTAAAGGCTGAAGTTCAGTTAACGAAATATAAAAGATATCATAAATAAGTTCTGAAAAAATCAAAGGAGCAACGAATAAGTGGAATTGGCATAAAGTATCCTCAAATGAAATTATCCAGACACGGGTGTATCATAAAATTGAAATCTGTAACAGGAAATCTTAGTGTTAAATATATCAGCCACATTTTGccgagagaaaaaaaaaacaaactaaAAGAAACAAAATTATCAATCTGGATTGACTAGTATACTAACAGAAGATACTACAGTGGAAAGGAACTCCATTTAAAAACCAGGAGTAGTTGAAAACAAGGAGGGCCAACCACCAAggaaaatatttaaacattacCTGCTGATAACTTTCAAACTCAGATATTGTTCTCCGTCCACTAAGTAGAAACTCTATCTGTGTTATTCGTGGTGTTGCTGAAGGTGATTGGGGGATTGAACTCCCTGCGGAAGATGTATTCTTAATTTGATCAGGTGTTAGAGAACGGACATCGCATGAAACATCATCAACAAGAAAATAATTATCAGCCTCAGTAACAATGTTCCGTTTGTATAACAACTCGTATGAATCTTCTGCCAAACTTGACCCACACATTCTCACAGCTTCAGGACTTCCTGCCCCTGTTTCCATGCTTATCGGTTTCCAGGATTCAAGTATTCTTTCAAGAGCCTCGGAAACTCTTTCTAGTCGTTCATTTACAGTTAAACCCTTTAAGTCACACCTGTCAGCAATCGTACATATTCTCGAGTGCTGCTCAACAAGAGCTGTTGGTATTTCAACTTCACATATTCGGCAGATCAACGAATTCTCATATGCCATATGATTTTGATCCCAAACTCCCCAAATCACTTTTCGCTCCTTCAAGGATTCTCCCACTTGTTCAGCCTGGCATGTTGGATAATCTATGCTTTCAACGTTATCAATTTCTTCTCCATGTTGCAGTTTATCAGATTTATCCTTGGAGTGGGTGTCAGAAAAACCATATCCTCTCCTGTTTCTTTTGGCCGCAGATGGAAGTCTCTTCCAAGATGACATTTTAAAGCTTCCGGTAGATGAAGCAAAACTCTTTGCACTGCCAACATCTTCTGTTACATTGTCTTGCTTGCAACTCAGATTGCTTTGATCCTGGTCATGGACCTTCTGAGTTTGGTTCTCAAGTTGCTTCCCATCCAATGTGTCAATAATATGCTCTGAGTAAACACCAAGGTCACTTTGCTGGTGTGAAGCCAGTGTGCGGTCTTCTTCATAACCACTTTCCCTTTGGAAGTGAACAAGCCGAGTGCAACGTGTGAGGATAAATAAGAGGCGCATATGCACTTGCTTCAAGGTACCCATAGGTAGCTCTTGACGCCGATCATCTAGATTCTGTACAATGCCTTCACACTTTAACCAAAATTCAGCGGGTGGCATTTTTTCACATTGCCTGGCTTTTACCAACAAATCTTCCAAACATTCTTTCCACTCGGGATGAGATTCTGAAGTATTCTCAAGTAAACTCACCAAATCCCCGGCAAAAATACCCAAGTCAGCATTAACTTCTTCctttaatttatcaaatttgGATCGTATGACAACCATAATTTcctggaaaaatatttttgtgttGATGAAAATAGCTGATGTTAGGAAAGCCATGAAGATATAACATCACGAGCAGAAACAGAAGGCAATATTTGGACTAAACATACTCTCAGGCGACCAAGGGCACGAGATTTCCAAAATGGCAGAGGTCGGACACCTTTGGAATTGAGTTCATGAGAAAAGCTCTTAATATCTGGAGTCCGACCACTGGTTAAGCGGATGATAGACTGGTACCGTGGAGATTGCATTTCTTTGGCAAAGGTTGAATGAAAACCCTACAATGAGCACAATTACGTGAATATGAAATGTCCATTTCATTTCAGCTAACTTACTATCACTAGAAAATCTTACGAAACAGCTAAAAGAATTGAAGAAACCAAAGAAGAGCAAACTGATTACCGCTAAACATGACGTTCGGGGTGAAGGTACCctcaaagattttgattgactcCAGTGTCCCTTTTTACCTACGGTGGAAGTGCATAATTAGGACTGATATTTTTCACAGGATTTTTATATCAGAACATTTGGGCAGAACAATGATCGATCGATTACGATAACTAGAATTTTAATGATGATTTCAGATATTAaactaaaattttcttttctctgATCCTTCCAGCCCTGCAAAAGGTAATCCATAAACTCTTCTCTCTGCAATTTTTGCTAGCTAACCAACTTCAAGGAAATACTGAATCATGCAGATTGAAGAGTTCCCGTGAACGCTAGCTATGATAATTTTTAATGCAAAACACAGAGAACTGATTATGGAAAACAAAAAACGTAAAAAAATCCACCATGTGCCGCGGACGTGGAAGCCGGTTGTTGTGAGGCAGAGGATAACTGAGGTCTCGAATCAGCCACATCCTTAGTCGTAGAGTCGAAATTAGCGGGCTTGCCCAGTGAGTTAACCGGTGTCAGCGTCAAGGGTGAGGGCGAGGATCGCGTCTTGATTTGATTCAATCCTAGCGTCGTGGCCTTGATTATTTTCGCATCGCCATTATCATCAAGACCAAAATCAAAATCCTCGTACTCTTCCCTATTCGCTCTCGACCTAGTGGGAATTTGCGGGATTTTTCGGAGCTTCACAATCTTCGTCGACGAAGAATTCTTCTCTACTGCCGTAGCCAAAGGCGGATTTGAGGAATCCGGATCAGTACTTGACATCACGAATCTCTTTCAAGCTGAATCGGGTGCGGAGTACATGGATAGACATGTCCAGAATTTGAGTTTTGGGATTTATGGCGAGAGATTTCCACGATACGGAGAAGGAATAGAGGAAGACACGTATTACGTCAGTTAtagattgaaaaaaataaaaaacgtgCTTCCCACTCGCGCAGATTCAGACCCAGAAATCTTCTTCGAAAATTCTTCCAGCAATATCTTCGAATCACACTCTCTAATCATCTTTCTCGCCATCGCAATTCAACCTGATCGAAACAAtaatgaaacaaaaaaaaaagatcaaaGCAAGTTCCGCGCATTAAATCGATCGAAATTTGCAGCAAAAACAGAAAGAAAGTTGAGATCTTTACTGTTGAAAGAAGACCCAAAAGAGGCAGCAAGAATTTCTGGTGTGGAGACAGATGGTTATTTTCTGAACATACAAAATCTATTTATAGTAAACGAATTATTACTTATTTTCGCGGGAAGTTGCGCTTCTGGGTTCACGATTTCGGTTGCTCCATGCACACATGCAATTTATTTgggaatttttttataaataataattattaatattttgtttgactctttctattttaattaatacttattttatattaatttttttcactGCCAAAGCATCAATAGATCTTTTAAATTTGACGAGAAATTGTATAAATAATCGAATGGATGGGTTTTAGGATAACCCATCATCCGATATTAAAACACATGCTTCTTTTTTACTGGCGATTTAATATTTACGTGGATGGAACATTCATTTCATCCTTTTCATATTCTCCGTTTCGGGAACTTTAATCAGGATTCTATCCATTGTGGTGGAGTTGGAGGGATTATCCCATGAGTTATCCTCGGATTTCTTGCCACAAAAGAAGAAAGCAAATTCCCAAAAATTCATACCCATCCCTGCTAAACAGGGAgtaaaattattcaaatttgATATATGTACATATACTGATTTTTCTTGCACTAAAATCAACAGAAATCTACTGGCCCGTGCTTTAAAACTGACGAAGGCGGTTTCAGGACCAATGTACAATGGCAAGTATCTTCATTTACTTCTGAAAGAAAAACTTGGTGAAACCAAATTGCACGAAACACTGACAGATGTGATTCCAACCTTTGATATTAGGAGTCTTCAACTCGTAATCTTTTCAAGTTCTAAGGTATTCATTTATTCAAgttattaatatttattatgtattaACGTTCATTAACATATCCATTTTTTTATGTCGATGAACTTAGGTGAAAAATAATCTATCTATGGATTCTTCATTATCAGATATATGCATAGGAACTTCAGCTGTTCCAACTTATTTTCCTGCACattttttttgaaacaaaaGATTCATGGGGAAACAAAAGTCAATCTAGTTGATGGTGGTGTCGCTGCTAATAATCATTCATATCTTGCaggtttttatttttagttctGAACCGTACTCGACTATGCAAAGATTATATGCTGATCATACAAGTTTCTTATCTTCCCTGCAGACTTTGATAGAAATAAACCAGGTGACAAAAGAAATCACCAAAGAAAGAACTGTGTTTTTACCGCTGAACCCGAAAGAAAATGGATGATTTCTTGTTTTCTCTCTGGGAACTGGTTCACCAAAAGCCGAGAAGAAATATGATGCAAAAATAGCGGCCAAATGGGGTGTTCTGGGATGGCTGGTCAAAGGAGGCGCATGTCCCTTATTCGAAGTGTTTATCTCAAAATAGTACTGGCTTGAACCACGAAAATGATTTGTTGTCCTTGAGCGATATTTACGTCATCTATAAGATTACCATCGGGTTCTCAAATGCAAATAACTTGTAGGATTTTCCAAGCTTTATGTATTCTTTGTAGagcaaaaacaaaaaatatgtaCTACAGAAATTGGAGAATGTGTTTTTCAGAAATTTGAGAATCGTTGGTTGTTATATCGTTAATGATGTTGTTAGTTTTGGAATTTCGAAGTGCTATCTATTATTTATAGATATTCAAACACTTTTTCAGCACAACTTTTTGATCAAAATATAACCACCGCAACCCTCGAAATTGGTCGCAACTTTTGAGATCAAAAATTGGAATAGCATAAAGGAAAAACAATAGAATAGCCAAAAATGGAACAGACACGTCATCTTGTCATTAATGTgtttcttcatttttttcccCCCTTTTTcttatttgtaattttaaacgttttcgaaaattttgttttagATTAAAATTGCAGTATAAATGGCTGCACTGTTCAACAATACATCCCAATGCATGGCAATAGTATTGGCCCATGGCAAAAGAAGAAAGAacaaataaatacatgaaaaactgcgaaaaggaaattacaatCCGTGAATGCATGGTTAAAtccaaattaaaatatttgtcACAAAATCATGGACTCTAGCTAGCTAGCTACTGCAAACAAACAAAAAGTGGCAAAAAATTATTTGTGACCAAATGAATGAATTCGATTTGTACacaatataacaaaataaattaataacatGCATGCATCCACAAACATTAATTAACAAGGCTGTTAATTCAACAATTACATTAATCCATTGCTTTGGACGGTTggtttataaatttaatcaacTTTAACTTAATCAGACTttgatataatatatgatagaaatttataaaaaaaaaaagaaaagaaaaagaaaaagaagagcATTCAATTTTCGATAAAAAGACGGACAAAATCCTATTACACATTTTGGGTGGCTTTGACATGTGGATGTGTTTTGATTTCAGATCATTCCTGCTGGTTAAGAAGACAAAGTACGAAACTGAGGCCCGTGACGGGCTGCATGTGACCTTAGAAAGGAGGTGTTATAatcagtgtgtgtgtgtgtgtaactTATCGACCCATCCATACTCACACATCTTTCAGTCCTTTATTctaagtaatatatatatatgatttgacAGAGAAACATAAAAATCGTATTGCAATCGGTATTTAGttcaagaaaatatatatgtaagacttttaaaatttaaatatacgGTTGTAGTTCCTTTAATTGGTTAGGATCGAATGGTTGACACGATGAAATGAAATTATTAACGAAATGCTGCACATGAACAATGGGATGTATGGTTAAATAAGTCCTTATAAAATGCTAACTTAAAATTCACATAAAGGAAAGCCCAGCAATAAATACAAGAGAAATAAAGGGGGAATGCTATACAAGTCTCTTCACATTCTTAAACAAATATTTGTTCCACTCCTTCCCAGCCCATAATACCGCGCCACACCATCCCACTGCCGCCGTAACCGCCGccagataaaataaatatggcTAGTTTTCGCTTCAACAAATTCATATTCTTGCTTATAATCGTTCTTCTATTTTGGTGTTACCATATGGAAACATGCAAAGCAGGAAGAGTCGGCAAGCACTGGAGGCGAAGCCCAAGTACAGCCGTTGCTTCTCTCCACAAGAAGAAAGGGATAAAACACGGCCCCTATCACCATAATGGCAAGTCCGGTAAGTGGCCGCACAAACCTTATTCTCCAAAACCACAACCACCAGTACCGCCACCACCAGCACTAGCGCCGCCACCTCAACTAGCGCCACCACCAGCAATAGTGCCGCCACCGCCAGCATCACCACCATCAGCAGCACCCCCAGCATCACCACCATCAGCAGCACCACCAGCATCACCACCATCAGCAGCACCACCAGCATCACCACCAGCATTGCCTCCTCCATCCTGCGCACCGAAAGAAAGTCCTCCAAACATAAGTCCCCCACCAAAGAAAGGTGAAAATACGCTTGGTTGTACGGTGTATGATGTGCTGGATTTTGGAGCCAAAGGCGACGGAACTTCAGATGACACTAAGGTAATAAACTTCATAATTACCTGATCCCgtgatttaaattaattaactataCTTTACTTTTTTGAGAAAATCTAAATTTACTTTCTTAAGTATATATCAAAATGTGACTGGAAATTTAGCATTTGGAATTCATAAATTAAAGTATTCGATCCCTAAGATTTCCACAATATCAAGGCTTTACGAAATTCCACATTGTTCAATCTTGATATTCTggagtattttaaaaattaatcatatacATGGCATGCATTTGAAATCATGTAACACGAAATCTAATGATAGAAAtataaaagatatttttttttttgacgttATAAAAGATGATTAATTAGTTAGTGTATAATTCTCATTAATTTCACTTTTACTCGCATCTGTGCACAAGGAATCGTAATACAGAAAGTCGACAAGTATTTCTCATAAGATCCATAAAATAAGTGAATCACATGTTGATAAATGAAGCtataagtaaattatatatatgcatgcgccaacatttattttattttatttatttagagaTGCTCTGCTCTACTAACTCACATCCACTcatgtattttttaatttttatctctaaattatttttttttactttatctTGTTTGTTTTGTGGTCACATGAGGCCAACCATTAAAGGTGAACTTTGGTGAAAACATAATTCCATAATATGAGGACAAGAATTAGGTGCTTGTGACATTATAATAAGAAAAACTTGTAAAGCGTAACTAAATTCCAATAATGCTTTTAAGGGAAAAGTTGGTCGACACAATCAAAGTGTCACGAGAATAGACAATAGAAGAATCACAAAGGACCCACAAGAACGAATCTCGTTACGACAGTTTACATTAATTGCTCCCAACTATACCAAAACTTTAATATCATACATCAACGATTGATTTTGGACTTAAAATGTTGTATCACAAAAATTATTTGATGTACCCATTTTGGTAACACACAATCAATTAGAAACTTGAGattcatataatatatatctatatatatatttattaggGAAAAATTGAATGCAGGCATTTGTTGCTGCTTGGGCTGCGGCTTGTAACGTCGAAGCCTCGGTGATTAATGTGCCAGCAGACTATGAATTCCTTGTAGGGCCCATTTCATTTTCGGGTCCATACTGCCAACACAACATTGTTTTCCAGGTAAATTATAAAAAGGGTCGAGCTTCTTTTTTCCTAcaaaagaaaattatatatatatatatatatatgtcgaatttaatgatttttatttaaaactgAATAGTTAGATGGCAAAATTGTTGCTCCCACGAGGCCAAGTGCTTGGGGATCGGGGCTTCTGCAATGGCTAGAATTCACAAAATTGGTTGGGATTACAATAAAGGGAAGTGGAATTATAGATGGAAACGGAGCTGCCTGGTGGCAATATTCTCCCTTAGAGGATGATCAATCAAGACTCATAATCCCAATAAATGGCACCTTAGAACAAAGCCATCCGCCGCCTCAGGTAACATATTAATTAATCCTCTATTCACAAGCAACTTAACGTCCAATAAACAAGAGTAACAGATGCTGGTTTCcaggtcataaaaaaaaaacaattagattaaaaatatatatgtgacATTCTATAAATAATATTGGATATATGCTAGAGTTTAGTCCTCGACCACATCATGTTGCTCCACTCCTCTTTTTTACTGTTAgaacaaaaaatagaaaaatcacaatttcagtcatttatatttatttttatttctaattttaatattttatcttATCAAATTTAGTTATAGCTGAATATCTTTCGATTATgacaattttagtcatttttcattatGAGTGTTGATGTGTCACTTCATACCTAAGCATTGgaaaaattactaaaattagaaggaaaaaaaaaaccaaaaaaacaaaaacaaaaaacaaatatagtactaaaattgaaattttataatatgGAAGATCAAAGTTGCAAATAGATAAAGtgaaattttcataaatttaaTTGATGTCTTGgttaattattttgttttttggggagaagaaaaaaaaaatagacatTAAAATTATTTGTATCTCTGATTGACTCTCGTGAtcgaaatataaatatatatatatatatatataattattaacttATCCTATTCCTTCTTTCTTCCATGTGACAGTGGATAAGCAGCTCACTTGGTTCCAAGATGCCAAGCATAAAACCAACGGTAATTAGCACCACCATTTACAAAATTaaccaattttcgaaattaatgGTATTTATATATGTCACATTAAAGTTGAAATCTTGATAATCAGGCACTTAGATTCTACGGAAGTTTCAATGTAACCGTAACGGGAATAACAATTCAAAACAGCCCTCAGTGTCATCTAAAGTTCGACAACTGCATGGGTGTAGCTGTCTACAATTTTAGCGTCTCGTCGCCGCGCGACAGCCCAAACACAGATGGCATTCACCTTCAGAACTCCAAAGATGTGCTCATTCGCAGTTCCAATATTGGTTGTGGTACGTATTCCTATTCCTTTGAGTGGATTTTTGCATACGAGGCGAGACAAAAAAAATGAATCGGTCTACATTAGATAGATTATTCCAATATTTTCGCTGCGACCTGCTAGACCCCATAAACAACTTATCTCTGCAAGTCAATGCAATGCAACCAGCGTTACTTAAACAACCCTAGCTAGCtactttaattttaaaaagaatGTGTAGCATAGCCACCTAGGACAAATTTGTGATCCATTTTGCTACAATCTTATCCTAGTGGGGAGGGACGTAAGCCAACCACATAGTCAAAATTAAGCCACTGTGAGTGGACACGTTTCAGCCATTGATTTGTCGAAGAAACTTGATCGCCACGAGCTTTTGACCCCACTCTCGTAGAATTGTCATAATCTTTGTattatcaaataaaatagaTCCCCAGAACTGTCGCCATCCTTGCTTAAGAGGAGACATATTTCTTGCCTATGCGGGGACCGTATGTGCATGAGTGAGTGTTCCCCTTAAAAGACTAATATTTAAAGTAATAGCTTTTCTTAGaactgaaaaaatattatttatgtttaaaatggAATTTGTCTTTTTGAAGGTATTTAGAGATCATTTAGATTTCTTGgtgattttttcaattttcctcCATATGTTTGAGTACTtggcatgttttttttttttttttgataatgGACTAAAATATTGTTGGTCGCAGGAGATGATTGCGTGTCAATACAAACTGGATGCACCAATATATACGTGCACAACATCAACTGCGGACCAGGACATGGCATCAGCATCGGAGGTCTAGGAAAAGATAACACCAAAGCTTGCGTATCAAATGTCACTGTCCGAGATGTCATTTTGCAAAATACCATGAACGGCGTTAGAATAAAAACATGGCAGGTGAATTCAATTTCCCTCTAATTTATCACTGTGTGGAAACCTCGCATGTAAACACCAACAATTAATCCTAACACAAAGTCTTGTTCGACAGGGCGGGTTGGGGTCAGTTCAGGGTGTGCAATTCTCCAACATTCAAGTATACGAGGTCCAACTTCCCATAGTCATCGACCAATACTACTGTGATAAAAGAAGCTGCAAGAATCAGACAACCGCCGTGGCTCTGTCGGGCATAAACTACGAGAACATAAGAGGAACGTATACTGTAAAACCAGTGCATTTTGCTTGCAGCGATATCTTACCTTGCACCGACGTCACGCTCAACGACATACAGCTGAAACCTCAACAAGAGCGATACCACATGTACGATCCTTATTGTTGGCAAACATTTGGGAAGCTTCTCACTCCTACGGTTCCTCCCGTCGAATGTTTGTTAGTCGGGAAGCCTTTGAGCAGTAGGATTCTGGGGGATGAAGATTCTtgctaattaatttaataatgttgtcttatatatatgtatatcagtgtaattattatttttttggggTTATGGTTTTCTGGCCCAATTTCATCACATCATTACTTAATGAATAATTATGGGTTTGTGTGGGTACATATTAAATAAGATACAATGTTTTTACATATATAATGGGAGACATGAAGgcaaaattaaattaaagtcttGATCATAGACTAATTTTTTAGGATATACAATCGGGAGGTATTATATATTAGCCTTTTTTAACTTCCACatgcttattattattatgattgtttttGGTTAATCTAGATACCCGACTAATCTGGGGAGAATGGTCTGCTTCCCTGGTTCGTCCCACAAGCTTATTATTATCTCCTCTTTTCCCGTTGTTAAATTTGATTCGTGAGATATCATGTTAGTAAGCGGACATGGAAAAATAATCGAGTCCGGTACTTTCCCAAAACCAGAAAGATCATGGCCCAAGGGTCCAATCCAACACGTTTTTTTTGGAGTGATAGTTTTCTTTTTCTGTGGGGTAATGATTTCGTACATTGCTTATGAGAAAACAATAGTTTGTTTTATCTGTTTGCCATTGCCAAACGtttttcttatttcaaaaaGTAAGATTACttgatcaatataaaatcagaTTTTTTGCTTTCGTCCTTTTGGTCAAAAGGTTTTTATAATGTTGAAATTGTGAAATATAATGTGCGTTAATATAactttaatttttcaaaaatacgatTGAAAGATGTACATCATGTAATTACATCTAGATTACGAGTattgtttcttcaaatcatataatataataagcatgatatttttatttttttactttttcagcTATACATTTATGTAATCGAGAGACCAGGCGGCTTGCTATGCATCAAGCAGGGCCCGAGCTTATTTAAAATCCCAGGAGATTGGATCTCGGTCAGCCAGAAGACTGGAGTAGCTAGGGCAAAGTCCATCTGTGAGCCCGGGCATTCTGTTACTGGTGTCATGTCTTAGATTGTAGGTATGAGACACCATGACTTGATCATCATTAAGTGATCTTTTGGCATGTGAAGAGTGACATGACTCAATCGAAGTAAGCATGAGATGTATGACTGAACAGTGTCAGTTAAACAGAAGCATGGACAGTCAACCCATCATGAGTAGTAGTTGGACACTGAAAACAAAATCATGATTGGTTATGCCTCCTATAAGAATCAAGGTTTGTTTATTATTGAGCTATTCAGATATCTCTtcttaaaaaatgaaatattcaCTCTCTTTGAAAAAAATTGACTTAAAGCATCAGAGTGGCTACGCCAGAAAACTATCCAGCGCCCCACTAGCGATCTCTATTATTTTAAGTGTGTAGATATTTTCAGAGCCAGGAAGAACCATTTACTGAAATAATATAACCCGACCCGATAAAATTGTCCATGCATCTCACATCCATCTTTACTCGGTCTCATCAGCCACATATGTAGAAGTATATCAAATCATTTTACtgcatatttatttgatttgcaGAGTAAGGTTACTAAGGTACTTACTAATGTCTAATAGACAtgaatttttgaaaagaaaacattCGGTGCGATTATAGGAAACTTAATCGGATCTTCTTTGTACGTTTAATTGCCTTCGTATCAAATTATTTATAAACCCGATGGGCAAGAAGATTCTGGACACGGAATACGTAAGGTGACGCAACACCTTTTTGTGAGTTCAATCCTAATCACATTTTGCAAATTAATTTCACTCCCCATTTTAATTACTTCTAGTTTCATACATATATTAAAACATACGTTAAGTATGGTCACAATGTGACAACATATACGATATAAATTATGTTTGGTTTGAAAGATGAGACGATGAATGTTATATAATATACTATTCAGTGATTTTTTTTGTGCGGCTTATTAATATTCCCGGGAATGCGAACAAATTGATCGCTATTTGATTTATTTACACATGCATATTATAAGGCAAGAATAGTACGTATCCA
This window of the Primulina tabacum isolate GXHZ01 chromosome 4, ASM2559414v2, whole genome shotgun sequence genome carries:
- the LOC142542157 gene encoding putative serine/threonine protein kinase IRE: MSSTDPDSSNPPLATAVEKNSSSTKIVKLRKIPQIPTRSRANREEYEDFDFGLDDNGDAKIIKATTLGLNQIKTRSSPSPLTLTPVNSLGKPANFDSTTKDVADSRPQLSSASQQPASTSAAHGKKGHWSQSKSLRVPSPRTSCLAGFHSTFAKEMQSPRYQSIIRLTSGRTPDIKSFSHELNSKGVRPLPFWKSRALGRLREIMVVIRSKFDKLKEEVNADLGIFAGDLVSLLENTSESHPEWKECLEDLLVKARQCEKMPPAEFWLKCEGIVQNLDDRRQELPMGTLKQVHMRLLFILTRCTRLVHFQRESGYEEDRTLASHQQSDLGVYSEHIIDTLDGKQLENQTQKVHDQDQSNLSCKQDNVTEDVGSAKSFASSTGSFKMSSWKRLPSAAKRNRRGYGFSDTHSKDKSDKLQHGEEIDNVESIDYPTCQAEQVGESLKERKVIWGVWDQNHMAYENSLICRICEVEIPTALVEQHSRICTIADRCDLKGLTVNERLERVSEALERILESWKPISMETGAGSPEAVRMCGSSLAEDSYELLYKRNIVTEADNYFLVDDVSCDVRSLTPDQIKNTSSAGSSIPQSPSATPRITQIEFLLSGRRTISEFESYQQIHKLQDIAQSVTNVNTFDYNTLEYLIERLEDLKYAIQDRKVDALVVETFGRRIEKLLQEKYVLICGQIDDENADINSMAYEDSPPEEDTVRSVRASPINTSTRDRTSIKDFEIIKPISRGAFGRVFLAAKRATGDLFAIKVLKKADMIRKNAVESILAERDILISVRNPFVVRFFYSFTCRDNLYLVMEYLNGGDLFSLLKNLGCLEEDMARIYIAEVVLALEYLHSLHVIHRDLKPDNLLIGPDGHIKLTDFGLSNVGLINSTDDLSRPSAFMGNDKTKAAVHSSLKREHRKTSVVGTPDYLAPEILLGMEHGATADWWSVGIILFELLVGLPPFNADDPQQIFNNILNRDIPWPKVPEEMSHEAYDLIKKLLIENPVQRLGATGAGEVKRHSYFKDINWDTLARQKAAFIPSAEAHDTSYFMSRYIWNTEEENVLGGSDFDDMAETGSASSSSYSYIRDEDGDECGNLADFSTPTLDTKYSFSNFSFKNLSQLASINYDLVTKSIKDSVQTEKPSGP